In Abyssisolibacter fermentans, a single window of DNA contains:
- a CDS encoding TldD/PmbA family protein, with product MINKSIIQKVIEASLTTGGDFAEVFVENKINNAISMIGGKIEKSNSGVDFGIGIRIFNGLNCVYAYTNDNSEENLIKTAINAAKAIKNPSHIGTSQIIRGKIKEINPIKIFPSQIAKSKKVELMKRAHYTAMNSYDSISQVEIGYSDYEQDVLIANSQGTYAQDKRVRTRTMIRCIANKNGETQSGNVGPGAHMGFEFYDNINIDDYAREAARIADTMVRAEYCPSGKMPVIIDNGFGGVIFHEACGHGLEATAVAKNTSIFSNKLGQKIASDVVSAVDDGTIPNAWGSSNIDDEGNPTQRNLLIENGILKGYMVDILNGRRMNMAPTGSGRRQSYKYAPTSRMTNTFILNGKSTLDEIISNTEYGLYAKKMGGGSVNPATGDFNFSVIEGYIVKNGVITKPVRGAALVGNGANVLLNIDMVGCNLAHAQGMCGSSSGSVPANVGQPVIRVKSITVGGRKSDI from the coding sequence ATGATAAATAAAAGTATTATTCAAAAAGTAATAGAAGCATCATTAACCACAGGTGGTGATTTTGCTGAAGTTTTCGTTGAAAATAAAATTAATAATGCAATAAGTATGATAGGTGGAAAGATAGAAAAAAGTAACTCAGGTGTAGATTTTGGAATAGGTATTCGAATATTTAATGGATTAAATTGCGTTTATGCGTACACCAATGACAACTCAGAGGAAAACTTAATAAAAACAGCTATAAATGCAGCTAAGGCAATAAAAAATCCATCACATATAGGTACATCTCAGATAATAAGAGGAAAGATAAAAGAAATTAATCCTATTAAAATATTCCCTTCGCAAATAGCAAAATCGAAAAAAGTAGAACTGATGAAAAGAGCTCACTATACAGCAATGAATTCATATGACAGTATATCTCAAGTAGAAATAGGATATAGTGACTATGAGCAAGATGTATTAATAGCTAATTCTCAGGGAACTTATGCTCAAGATAAAAGAGTTAGGACAAGAACAATGATAAGGTGTATTGCTAATAAAAATGGTGAGACACAAAGTGGAAATGTTGGTCCAGGAGCTCATATGGGATTTGAATTTTATGATAATATAAATATTGATGATTATGCTCGTGAAGCTGCTCGTATAGCAGATACAATGGTTAGAGCAGAGTATTGTCCTAGTGGAAAAATGCCAGTTATAATAGACAATGGTTTTGGTGGAGTTATTTTTCATGAAGCATGTGGACATGGGCTTGAAGCAACAGCGGTAGCAAAAAATACCTCAATATTTTCAAATAAGTTAGGACAAAAGATTGCATCTGATGTAGTTAGTGCTGTAGATGATGGTACTATACCTAATGCTTGGGGTTCATCAAATATTGATGATGAAGGTAATCCAACTCAAAGAAATTTATTGATAGAAAATGGTATCTTAAAAGGCTATATGGTGGATATTTTAAATGGAAGACGAATGAACATGGCTCCAACTGGTTCTGGTAGAAGACAATCTTATAAGTATGCACCAACTTCAAGAATGACAAATACATTTATCTTAAATGGTAAATCGACCTTAGATGAAATTATTTCTAATACAGAGTATGGATTGTATGCTAAAAAAATGGGCGGTGGATCAGTAAATCCAGCAACAGGTGATTTTAACTTTAGCGTAATAGAAGGATATATAGTTAAAAATGGTGTAATAACAAAACCTGTAAGAGGTGCTGCACTAGTAGGTAATGGAGCTAATGTATTATTAAATATAGATATGGTTGGATGTAATCTTGCTCACGCACAAGGCATGTGTGGTTCTAGTAGTGGTAGTGTGCCAGCAAATGTTGGTCAGCCTGTTATTAGGGTAAAATCTATAACAGTTGGTGGAAGGAAGAGTGATATATAA
- a CDS encoding TldD/PmbA family protein, which produces MNRNIFVNKLFEEGKKAGLSDMEAYISKSNSITVSAFKNKLDKYSISDAMGLSFRAIYNGKMGYTYTERLEEDVIKLLVKDVIENASIVEKDDEEIIFKGSKEYTELDKNENKLESVSIDDKIKFILNLEKEAYSIDDRVDVVRNCIYSDENDSTAIINTKGLKLDNSESIAYAYISVKVDDNGDIKTGLSYNICNDFNELDYKKLAKEAVEDAISKLNAEVIPSNKYKVILKNEAVCDLIESFCPIFSAYNVQEGLSLLKGKLNSKVASSVFSLIDDPFMKESFSVRNFDDEGVATKYKRVIDKGVLTTYLYNLKTAKKDGVESTGNASKPSYKSSITISPTNMYVEKGNMTLEEMMLKMDDGVLLTELQGSHAGLNTVSGDFSLSCNGFEIKGGKKVKAVNGITVAGNFFDMIKNIEEVGTDFKFSLPSGSGCFGAPSIMIKDLAISGK; this is translated from the coding sequence ATGAATAGAAATATTTTTGTTAATAAATTATTTGAAGAAGGTAAAAAAGCAGGATTATCTGATATGGAAGCTTATATAAGTAAATCAAATAGTATAACTGTATCAGCTTTTAAAAATAAACTAGATAAGTATAGTATTTCCGATGCAATGGGTTTATCATTTAGAGCTATTTACAATGGTAAAATGGGTTATACATATACAGAAAGATTAGAGGAAGATGTAATAAAATTACTTGTAAAGGATGTTATTGAAAATGCATCAATTGTTGAGAAAGATGATGAAGAGATAATATTCAAAGGTTCAAAGGAGTATACTGAATTAGATAAAAATGAAAATAAGCTTGAAAGTGTGTCTATAGATGACAAAATTAAATTTATTTTAAACCTTGAGAAAGAGGCATATAGCATAGATGATAGAGTTGATGTAGTAAGAAATTGTATTTATTCAGATGAAAATGATAGCACAGCAATAATAAATACAAAAGGCTTAAAACTTGATAATAGTGAAAGTATAGCTTATGCTTATATTTCAGTAAAAGTTGATGATAATGGTGATATTAAAACTGGCTTAAGTTATAATATATGTAATGATTTTAACGAATTAGATTATAAGAAGCTTGCTAAAGAAGCAGTAGAGGATGCTATATCAAAACTAAATGCAGAAGTAATTCCATCAAACAAATATAAAGTAATATTAAAAAATGAAGCGGTATGTGATTTAATTGAATCATTTTGTCCTATTTTTTCAGCATATAATGTTCAAGAAGGATTATCACTATTAAAAGGAAAGTTAAACTCTAAGGTAGCTTCATCAGTATTTAGTTTAATAGATGATCCATTTATGAAGGAAAGTTTTTCAGTTAGGAATTTTGATGATGAAGGAGTTGCAACTAAATACAAAAGGGTAATAGATAAAGGTGTTTTGACGACTTATTTATATAATTTGAAAACAGCCAAAAAGGATGGAGTAGAGTCTACTGGTAATGCATCTAAACCGTCTTATAAATCTTCTATTACAATTTCTCCAACAAATATGTATGTAGAAAAAGGAAATATGACGTTAGAAGAAATGATGTTAAAAATGGATGATGGCGTTTTATTAACAGAATTACAAGGTTCACATGCAGGTTTAAATACAGTATCCGGTGATTTTTCACTTTCATGTAATGGTTTTGAAATAAAAGGTGGAAAAAAGGTAAAAGCAGTAAATGGAATAACTGTTGCAGGAAATTTCTTTGATATGATTAAAAATATAGAAGAGGTTGGAACGGATTTTAAATTTAGTCTTCCATCTGGAAGTGGTTGTTTTGGAGCACCATCAA